From one Syngnathoides biaculeatus isolate LvHL_M chromosome 12, ASM1980259v1, whole genome shotgun sequence genomic stretch:
- the LOC133510229 gene encoding centrosomal protein of 55 kDa-like isoform X1: protein MLRVRPELPQILLCYSNRINSSFSLLQDETSNEQFSSDVAVLQKNLKDALAKNHHWLAYDQQREAYVRTVVDRMLWLDKQLDQAVRAQLTHHNQEHSEAEEEVSHMKEHFESLLVIGRDNLLMVKQQLDVTLHDLENAKTRYEEKENEATELKRQLQRCAEEKEEMMAEMKALRWKLDEEKRRSANTEVQSSLFKEFMVKRHNASQDKIADLERKVHSSFQDLEDEMKNCSYLKNQLVRVLNLLRRSDDRLAFYEKKKQHGEESKMEEEEDEPIYEEMRPRWTSSPNDSILDRSSLECPRCQIQCPIGQYRQMMDHLEVCLI, encoded by the exons ATGCTCAGGGTCAGGCCTGAACTCCCCCAGATCCTGCTGTGCTATTCAAATCGGATCAACAGCTCCTTCTCCTTATTACAA GACGAGACGTCAAACGAGCAGTTCTCCAGTGATGTTGCAGTGCTCCAAAAGAATCTCAAAGAT GCCTTGGCCAAAAACCACCACTGGCTGGCTTACGACCAGCAACGGGAAGCCTACGTTCGGACGGTCGTGGACAGAATGCTGTGGCTGGACAAGCAGCTGGACCAGGCCGTCCGGGCCCAGTTGACGCACCACAATCAGGAGCATTCAGAGG CAGAGGAGGAAGTGAGCCACATGAAGGAGCACTTTGAAAGCCTGCTGGTGATCGGTCGAGACAACCTGCTGATGGTCAAGCAGCAGCTCGACGTCACCCTCCACGACCTGGAAAACGCCAAAACGAG GTATGAGGAAAAGGAGAACGAGGCCACGGAGCTCAAGCGGCAGCTCCAGCGTTGCGCCGAAGAAAAAGAGGAGATGATGGCGGAGATGAAGGCGCTCCGGTGGAAGCTCGACGAGGAGAAGCGGCGCAGCGCCAACACGGAGGTGCAG TCTTCTCTCTTCAAGGAGTTCATGGTAAAGCGTCATAATGCCAGCCAGGACAAGATCGCAGACCTGGAGCGGAAG GTACACAGTTCCTTCCAGGACCTCGAAGATGAAATGAAGAACTGTTCGTATTTGAAGAACCAGCTGGTCAGAGTTCTCAACCTGCTGCGACGAAGCGACGACCGGCTGGCGTTCTACGAAAAG AAAAAGCAACACGGGGAAGAGAgcaagatggaggaggaggaggacgagccCATCTATGAAGAAATGAGACCCCGCTGGACGTCGTCGCCCAACGACAGCATCCTGGATAGAAGCTCCCTGGAGTGCCCCCGTTGTCAGATCCAGTGTCCCATCGGTCAGTACCGGCAGATGATGGACCACCTGGAAGTCTGCCTGATCTGA
- the LOC133510229 gene encoding centrosomal protein of 55 kDa-like isoform X2, with translation MLRVRPELPQILLCYSNRINSSFSLLQDETSNEQFSSDVAVLQKNLKDALAKNHHWLAYDQQREAYVRTVVDRMLWLDKQLDQAVRAQLTHHNQEHSEEEEVSHMKEHFESLLVIGRDNLLMVKQQLDVTLHDLENAKTRYEEKENEATELKRQLQRCAEEKEEMMAEMKALRWKLDEEKRRSANTEVQSSLFKEFMVKRHNASQDKIADLERKVHSSFQDLEDEMKNCSYLKNQLVRVLNLLRRSDDRLAFYEKKKQHGEESKMEEEEDEPIYEEMRPRWTSSPNDSILDRSSLECPRCQIQCPIGQYRQMMDHLEVCLI, from the exons ATGCTCAGGGTCAGGCCTGAACTCCCCCAGATCCTGCTGTGCTATTCAAATCGGATCAACAGCTCCTTCTCCTTATTACAA GACGAGACGTCAAACGAGCAGTTCTCCAGTGATGTTGCAGTGCTCCAAAAGAATCTCAAAGAT GCCTTGGCCAAAAACCACCACTGGCTGGCTTACGACCAGCAACGGGAAGCCTACGTTCGGACGGTCGTGGACAGAATGCTGTGGCTGGACAAGCAGCTGGACCAGGCCGTCCGGGCCCAGTTGACGCACCACAATCAGGAGCATTCAGAGG AGGAGGAAGTGAGCCACATGAAGGAGCACTTTGAAAGCCTGCTGGTGATCGGTCGAGACAACCTGCTGATGGTCAAGCAGCAGCTCGACGTCACCCTCCACGACCTGGAAAACGCCAAAACGAG GTATGAGGAAAAGGAGAACGAGGCCACGGAGCTCAAGCGGCAGCTCCAGCGTTGCGCCGAAGAAAAAGAGGAGATGATGGCGGAGATGAAGGCGCTCCGGTGGAAGCTCGACGAGGAGAAGCGGCGCAGCGCCAACACGGAGGTGCAG TCTTCTCTCTTCAAGGAGTTCATGGTAAAGCGTCATAATGCCAGCCAGGACAAGATCGCAGACCTGGAGCGGAAG GTACACAGTTCCTTCCAGGACCTCGAAGATGAAATGAAGAACTGTTCGTATTTGAAGAACCAGCTGGTCAGAGTTCTCAACCTGCTGCGACGAAGCGACGACCGGCTGGCGTTCTACGAAAAG AAAAAGCAACACGGGGAAGAGAgcaagatggaggaggaggaggacgagccCATCTATGAAGAAATGAGACCCCGCTGGACGTCGTCGCCCAACGACAGCATCCTGGATAGAAGCTCCCTGGAGTGCCCCCGTTGTCAGATCCAGTGTCCCATCGGTCAGTACCGGCAGATGATGGACCACCTGGAAGTCTGCCTGATCTGA
- the LOC133510229 gene encoding centrosomal protein of 55 kDa-like isoform X3, with the protein MMSTAKDETSNEQFSSDVAVLQKNLKDALAKNHHWLAYDQQREAYVRTVVDRMLWLDKQLDQAVRAQLTHHNQEHSEAEEEVSHMKEHFESLLVIGRDNLLMVKQQLDVTLHDLENAKTRYEEKENEATELKRQLQRCAEEKEEMMAEMKALRWKLDEEKRRSANTEVQSSLFKEFMVKRHNASQDKIADLERKVHSSFQDLEDEMKNCSYLKNQLVRVLNLLRRSDDRLAFYEKKKQHGEESKMEEEEDEPIYEEMRPRWTSSPNDSILDRSSLECPRCQIQCPIGQYRQMMDHLEVCLI; encoded by the exons ATGATGTCTACTGCAAAG GACGAGACGTCAAACGAGCAGTTCTCCAGTGATGTTGCAGTGCTCCAAAAGAATCTCAAAGAT GCCTTGGCCAAAAACCACCACTGGCTGGCTTACGACCAGCAACGGGAAGCCTACGTTCGGACGGTCGTGGACAGAATGCTGTGGCTGGACAAGCAGCTGGACCAGGCCGTCCGGGCCCAGTTGACGCACCACAATCAGGAGCATTCAGAGG CAGAGGAGGAAGTGAGCCACATGAAGGAGCACTTTGAAAGCCTGCTGGTGATCGGTCGAGACAACCTGCTGATGGTCAAGCAGCAGCTCGACGTCACCCTCCACGACCTGGAAAACGCCAAAACGAG GTATGAGGAAAAGGAGAACGAGGCCACGGAGCTCAAGCGGCAGCTCCAGCGTTGCGCCGAAGAAAAAGAGGAGATGATGGCGGAGATGAAGGCGCTCCGGTGGAAGCTCGACGAGGAGAAGCGGCGCAGCGCCAACACGGAGGTGCAG TCTTCTCTCTTCAAGGAGTTCATGGTAAAGCGTCATAATGCCAGCCAGGACAAGATCGCAGACCTGGAGCGGAAG GTACACAGTTCCTTCCAGGACCTCGAAGATGAAATGAAGAACTGTTCGTATTTGAAGAACCAGCTGGTCAGAGTTCTCAACCTGCTGCGACGAAGCGACGACCGGCTGGCGTTCTACGAAAAG AAAAAGCAACACGGGGAAGAGAgcaagatggaggaggaggaggacgagccCATCTATGAAGAAATGAGACCCCGCTGGACGTCGTCGCCCAACGACAGCATCCTGGATAGAAGCTCCCTGGAGTGCCCCCGTTGTCAGATCCAGTGTCCCATCGGTCAGTACCGGCAGATGATGGACCACCTGGAAGTCTGCCTGATCTGA